In Nitrososphaerota archaeon, one genomic interval encodes:
- a CDS encoding ferredoxin: MKKPVVDRNICEGYAVCVGIAPEVFEMDKENKSVVKNPQGADEQTIQDAINGCPVQAISWAKE; this comes from the coding sequence TTGAAGAAGCCTGTTGTTGACAGAAACATCTGCGAAGGATACGCAGTCTGCGTCGGAATAGCCCCCGAAGTCTTCGAAATGGATAAAGAAAACAAATCCGTAGTAAAAAACCCGCAAGGCGCCGACGAACAAACCATCCAAGACGCAATCAACGGCTGCCCAGTACAAGCCATCTCCTGGGCCAAAGAATAG